One Brassica oleracea var. oleracea cultivar TO1000 chromosome C7, BOL, whole genome shotgun sequence genomic window carries:
- the LOC106302707 gene encoding uncharacterized protein LOC106302707, which translates to MVERLPGVAPPIRRRNLDSYADTHFAEEIASVEMRRKFSFLSIKMCNGTGDPDDDIAQYKQRMLAVALPKESREATMCKGFSSTLIGPALQWYINLPTRFISSFACLSDKFVEQFTSSRSLEKTSDGLYEILQYRVEPLRDYIALFNQEKVAVPECSIPTAISAFKRGLLPDGELYKERTMYPCKTMEDVLSRAWAQVKWEEDVASRAKAQQNQDQRSARSDRGYRDERSSQRGSKDSGSRNRGRFQYQPQEKEEGMSVSTWPDISHLSISTPDLVNALRQMGQQVQWPPKMKAPDSFWTPGLWCDFHRDHGHKTEDCITLRIEVNELLQKGHLREFLSEKAKARLSKETSGKSKGAAPASPPRQDRLIHVISGGSEVSRVSHAAAKKRTCNTKHGLETTQPRHLLLGTDEISFTAKEQEKILAPQHDALVISLTVANCLVNRILVDNGSSSNIIFQTAYQDLGLEESTLTRNVTPLIGFSGEVKQTAGEVILPVYAEGVNMSTKFLVVDCQSAYNMILGRP; encoded by the coding sequence ATGGTAGAACGCCTACCAGGAGTAGCTCCCCCAATCCGAAGGAGAAACCTTGATTCCTATGCGGATACCCATTTTGCGGAAGAGATTGCCTCGGTTGAGATGCGTAGAAAGTTCTCCTTCCTCAGCATCAAGATGTGTAACGGTACTGGCGACCCCGACGATGACATCGCGCAGTACAAGCAAAGGATGTTGGCGGTTGCACTCCCTAAGGAATCCCGCGAGGCCACGATGTGCAAAGGGTTCAGTTCCACTCTTATCGGACCCGCCTTGCAATGGTACATCAATCTCCCTACCAGGTTCATATCTTCCTTCGCATGCCTGAGCGACAAATTCGTGGAGCAATTCACAAGCAGTAGGAGCCTGGAGAAGACTTCAGATGGTCTCTACGAGATCCTCCAGTATCGAGTGGAACCCCTGCGAGACTACATAGCCCTCTTCAACCAGGAAAAAGTGGCGGTCCCCGAATGCAGCATCCCTACTGCGATCTCTGCCTTCAAGAGAGGTCTACTTCCAGATGGGGAGCTATACAAAGAGCGGACCATGTATCCTTGCAAGACCATGGAAGATGTGTTGTCCCGAGCCTGGGCGCAAGTGAAGTGGGAGGAAGATGTTGCTAGCCGTGCCAAGGCTCAGCAAAATCAGGACCAAAGGTCAGCCCGATCAGATCGAGGATACCGAGATGAAAGATCCTCCCAAAGGGGATCCAAGGACTCTGGTAGTAGAAACAGGGGCAGGTTCCAGTACCAGCCGCAGGAGAAGGAAGAAGGGATGTCGGTATCTACCTGGCCCGATATCTCCCATCTCTCAATATCAACACCAGATCTAGTCAACGCACTGAGACAGATGGGCCAACAGGTGCAATGGCCTCCAAAGATGAAAGCACCTGACTCGTTCTGGACTCCAGGACTTTGGTGCGACTTCCATCGCGATCATGGCCACAAAACCGAAGACTGCATCACCCTAAGGATCGAGGTCAACGAATTACTCCAAAAGGGGCATCTCCGAGAATTCCTCTCAGAGAAAGCCAAGGCCCGCCTCAGCAAAGAGACATCAGGGAAATCTAAAGGAGCTGCACCAGCCTCACCACCTCGCCAAGATCGGTTGATCCATGTCATATCTGGAGGCTCAGAAGTAAGCAGAGTGAGCCACGCAGCCGCAAAGAAAAGAACCTGTAACACTAAGCATGGTCTGGAGACGACCCAACCAAGGCACCTACTTCTAGGCACCGACGAGATAAGCTTCACAGCTAAGGAGCAAGAGAAGATCCTAGCTCCCCAACATGATGCTCTAGTTATCTCTCTCACCGTAGCAAACTGCTTGGTGAATAGAATACTAGTAGACAACGGCAGCTCCAGCAACATTATCTTCCAGACGGCGTACCAAGATCTAGGGCTGGAGGAGAGCACCCTGACGCGCAATGTAACCCCACTCATCGGGTTCAGCGGCGAAGTCAAGCAAACCGCCGGAGAGGTTATCCTCCCAGTATACGCTGAAGGGGTCAACATGTCTACTAAATTCCTGGTCGTAGATTGCCAATCGGCATATAACATGATCTTGGGACGACCTTAG